The Pyrodictium delaneyi genome contains a region encoding:
- a CDS encoding nitric-oxide reductase large subunit, with translation MKNGFTKLVLVAAILVYIVYGVMAFYTFQNLPPIPDKVVTETGELLFTGQDVVDGKVLVQRYGLQDYGSFLGFGGYFGMDYTAYTLHILAETAKEAGIEDLKAALEPRFEQQGGETIAVVSDVFAEGYRRALDFYTRFFRGEITQETRLAPLDLTPDEAKKITAFFTWGAMIAIKGYTNGFPYYPGLVEPTISSVKATWVTIFLLLLVVMPLVGYVLLKFIDYWRDRRVTVELPPPSRAQRLALVGMALAALGLAVQGLLGGYMMHLYAEQTLYGVDLTGILPFNVARALHYNLAILWIVVTWVSFAIFILPYFGAKITEKHALAILGAGAVTALGILFGIWLTYLGKMPDSIWFILGSQGRPVISQGTLWLLLVAGLLTYLALVVYRTAKTTPLEPARPLLKILAIGLAGAAAGAFVGALPIVRPWSHFTVDEYFRWITIHSFVEGFWPAILVPILVALLIVTGLVPPKLGIAVAGMDAALEIATGMIGTAHHYYWGGEPTFWMYVGAAMSTLEVLPIGFLIAYAIVLWRRGEMKTELQKTLVTFILVAALGGAIGVIAFGAGLINMPVVNYYLHGSQGTMVHAHLAMPLAYGIPSILMWVVAFYLAGGFSDTTLRKLRKAAIVMAIGFYLQILVSLGPLMLKQFDAGSSQGYWFIKSLVTPDGSPGFWMDGTVKALVWARLLGDLVVAAALLVFLVEIAKALPRALKS, from the coding sequence GTGAAGAACGGGTTTACAAAGCTAGTACTCGTAGCAGCGATACTAGTCTACATAGTGTATGGTGTAATGGCGTTCTACACGTTCCAGAACCTCCCACCGATACCCGATAAGGTGGTGACAGAGACTGGCGAACTCCTCTTTACCGGTCAAGACGTGGTAGACGGTAAGGTGCTAGTACAACGTTATGGACTTCAGGATTACGGTAGCTTCCTAGGCTTTGGCGGCTACTTCGGCATGGACTATACAGCATATACGCTCCATATACTAGCCGAGACCGCTAAGGAGGCTGGCATAGAGGATCTTAAGGCAGCACTAGAGCCCAGGTTCGAGCAACAGGGCGGCGAGACAATAGCAGTAGTTAGCGACGTCTTCGCAGAAGGCTATCGCCGCGCCCTAGACTTCTACACACGATTCTTCCGCGGAGAAATAACACAGGAGACAAGGCTAGCACCGCTAGACCTTACACCAGACGAGGCCAAGAAGATAACAGCGTTCTTCACCTGGGGCGCAATGATAGCCATCAAGGGCTATACCAATGGGTTCCCCTACTACCCTGGCCTAGTAGAGCCAACCATATCCAGCGTGAAGGCGACCTGGGTAACGATATTCCTCCTACTTCTAGTAGTAATGCCCCTAGTAGGCTACGTACTGCTAAAGTTCATCGACTACTGGCGCGACCGGCGCGTGACGGTCGAGCTGCCGCCGCCGAGCCGCGCCCAGAGACTAGCACTAGTAGGCATGGCCCTAGCAGCGCTTGGCCTCGCAGTACAAGGGCTACTAGGCGGCTACATGATGCACCTCTACGCTGAGCAGACACTCTACGGGGTAGACCTCACCGGAATACTACCCTTCAACGTTGCCCGTGCCCTCCACTACAACCTAGCAATACTATGGATAGTAGTGACATGGGTATCCTTCGCCATATTTATACTGCCCTACTTCGGCGCCAAGATAACCGAGAAACACGCCCTAGCCATACTAGGAGCAGGCGCTGTAACAGCACTAGGCATACTCTTCGGAATATGGCTGACATACCTGGGCAAGATGCCCGACAGCATCTGGTTCATACTGGGTAGCCAGGGCCGCCCCGTCATCTCCCAGGGTACGCTATGGCTCCTACTAGTAGCCGGGCTCCTGACATACCTGGCGCTGGTAGTCTACCGGACAGCGAAGACCACGCCGCTAGAGCCGGCACGGCCCCTGCTAAAGATACTAGCAATAGGCCTCGCTGGCGCAGCGGCGGGCGCATTCGTAGGCGCGCTGCCCATAGTGCGGCCCTGGAGCCACTTCACCGTCGACGAGTACTTCCGCTGGATAACAATCCACAGCTTTGTCGAGGGCTTCTGGCCAGCGATACTGGTGCCGATACTGGTAGCTCTGCTAATTGTAACAGGCCTGGTGCCGCCCAAGCTAGGCATAGCAGTAGCTGGTATGGACGCGGCCCTCGAGATAGCAACCGGCATGATAGGCACGGCCCACCACTACTACTGGGGCGGCGAGCCAACCTTCTGGATGTACGTCGGTGCTGCTATGAGCACACTAGAGGTGCTCCCCATAGGCTTCCTGATAGCCTACGCTATAGTCCTATGGCGCCGTGGTGAGATGAAGACCGAGCTGCAGAAGACCCTGGTAACCTTCATACTCGTGGCAGCGCTAGGCGGCGCGATAGGCGTCATAGCTTTCGGCGCCGGCCTCATCAATATGCCAGTAGTCAACTACTACCTCCACGGCAGTCAAGGCACGATGGTGCACGCACACCTAGCTATGCCGCTGGCCTATGGTATTCCAAGCATATTGATGTGGGTTGTAGCATTCTACCTTGCCGGCGGCTTTAGCGACACGACACTCCGCAAGCTACGCAAGGCAGCGATAGTGATGGCTATAGGCTTCTACCTCCAGATACTCGTCTCGCTAGGCCCACTAATGCTGAAGCAGTTCGACGCTGGGAGCAGCCAAGGCTACTGGTTCATAAAGAGTCTAGTGACGCCTGACGGCTCGCCAGGATTCTGGATGGATGGCACGGTGAAGGCGTTAGTATGGGCTAGGCTGCTAGGCGACCTCGTTGTGGCGGCAGCTCTGCTAGTCTTCCTGGTAGAGATCGCTAAGGCTCTCCCGAGAGCGCTGAAGAGTTGA
- a CDS encoding thiamine-phosphate kinase, with product MQRRSSIRLADIGEHRTAELLAELLWGQWRCPSLAPGDDASCAGPGSPRLLVKIDGGSIASNMAPWMSLRDLGWLQVAAAASDLAAKAARPLVFLISLGLAPETLLEELEELVSGAAEAARVHGGWLAGGDLNSCHGQGCGWVNVAAVGVARAAPVPRQPRRGDLVYTTAGRLGLGGLVFHSLAAGTWREDMESYPRAFMDMSRPIARLGFAELAERLPRGCLTSSVDTSDGLAYSLWLLSRAAGAAVEVEDTPVEREAIDYASEKGLDPLELALYGGQEFEIVFTVKPSCASIVEEEAEKVGLRIARMGRVLDGPGPRLLHRGRTLEPRGWDNFLGWSVS from the coding sequence TTGCAGAGGCGCAGCAGCATAAGGCTCGCCGACATTGGGGAGCATCGTACAGCCGAGCTTCTAGCCGAGCTGCTCTGGGGCCAGTGGCGCTGCCCGAGCCTAGCCCCAGGTGATGACGCCTCCTGCGCTGGACCGGGTAGCCCCCGCCTACTCGTCAAGATTGACGGGGGTAGTATAGCCTCCAACATGGCGCCGTGGATGAGTCTAAGGGATCTAGGCTGGCTCCAAGTCGCAGCAGCTGCCAGCGACCTTGCAGCGAAAGCTGCCCGGCCGCTCGTGTTCCTAATCTCACTCGGCCTAGCCCCTGAGACGCTACTAGAGGAGCTTGAAGAGCTAGTAAGTGGTGCTGCCGAAGCAGCGAGAGTCCACGGCGGCTGGCTAGCGGGTGGCGACCTTAACAGCTGCCATGGACAAGGCTGCGGCTGGGTCAACGTAGCCGCTGTAGGCGTCGCCCGAGCTGCGCCGGTGCCGCGCCAGCCCAGGAGGGGCGACCTAGTCTATACTACTGCTGGACGGCTCGGGCTCGGCGGGCTCGTCTTCCACTCGCTCGCCGCCGGCACGTGGAGGGAGGACATGGAATCCTACCCGAGGGCATTCATGGATATGTCTAGGCCTATTGCCCGGCTGGGCTTCGCCGAGCTTGCTGAGAGGCTGCCCCGAGGCTGCCTAACAAGCTCCGTAGATACTAGCGACGGGCTCGCATATAGCCTCTGGCTACTCTCCCGGGCCGCCGGGGCAGCAGTAGAGGTCGAAGACACCCCGGTTGAGAGGGAGGCGATAGACTACGCCTCGGAGAAGGGCCTAGACCCGCTAGAGCTGGCGCTCTATGGGGGCCAGGAGTTCGAGATCGTCTTCACCGTGAAGCCAAGCTGCGCCAGCATAGTAGAGGAGGAGGCGGAGAAGGTCGGGCTACGCATAGCCCGTATGGGCAGAGTTCTGGACGGGCCGGGGCCCCGGCTGCTTCATCGGGGGAGAACTCTGGAACCCCGGGGCTGGGACAACTTCCTAGGATGGAGCGTGAGTTAG
- a CDS encoding inositol monophosphatase family protein, with translation METLLAERRELEDLRRLAVRVAGEAAAYLRDRFGLEELLSVVAVHGHDGDEGMRIDVESEQNIIELLEAEGFRGLFLGEEHGLIKLGDDPYIVVADPLDGSKNYAGLVPWSAVSIAVAPLPAGREPSLRDVVAGAVAPVFPWPVLSFARGRGAYEGGARVVVENGRKTRLVLAYVEKPEQAAVVHEYLRLTGDKRSVRALGSASLEIVWAGLGRAEAFIDVRGRLRVVDVAAAIWLAREAGAHVAVEKHDAVLTQVVRVGSVVVAANEEAWKRIGEALRRTGHQSLDAITL, from the coding sequence GTGGAGACTCTCCTCGCGGAGCGCCGCGAGCTCGAAGACCTTCGGAGGCTCGCTGTCCGCGTCGCAGGAGAGGCTGCTGCGTATCTCCGCGACCGCTTCGGCCTCGAGGAACTCCTCAGCGTCGTGGCTGTCCACGGTCACGATGGAGACGAGGGCATGAGGATAGACGTTGAGAGCGAGCAGAACATTATAGAGCTTTTAGAGGCTGAGGGGTTCCGCGGCCTCTTCCTGGGCGAGGAACATGGCCTCATAAAGCTCGGGGATGATCCCTACATAGTGGTCGCAGACCCTCTTGACGGAAGCAAGAACTACGCCGGCCTAGTCCCCTGGAGCGCTGTAAGCATCGCTGTCGCACCCTTGCCCGCGGGACGAGAGCCTAGTCTAAGAGACGTAGTAGCAGGTGCTGTAGCACCCGTCTTTCCCTGGCCTGTCCTTAGTTTCGCTCGGGGCAGGGGCGCTTACGAGGGCGGCGCTAGGGTTGTAGTCGAGAACGGTCGGAAGACGAGGCTAGTCCTAGCCTACGTGGAGAAGCCGGAGCAAGCTGCGGTTGTGCACGAGTATCTCCGGCTAACAGGCGACAAGAGGAGTGTAAGAGCGCTCGGCAGTGCTAGCCTCGAGATAGTCTGGGCTGGGCTCGGCCGCGCTGAGGCCTTCATAGACGTCCGTGGCCGGCTCCGCGTAGTAGACGTAGCTGCTGCCATCTGGCTCGCCCGCGAGGCCGGGGCGCACGTAGCAGTCGAGAAGCATGACGCAGTCCTTACACAGGTAGTGCGTGTCGGCAGCGTGGTTGTAGCCGCAAACGAGGAGGCATGGAAGCGTATAGGCGAGGCGCTGCGCCGCACCGGACACCAGAGCCTCGACGCGATCACGCTGTAA